The segment CTCGGGTTGTTGAAATATAAACACCAACATTTATACCACCAACATTTATACCACTAAGCTAAATgatactttgtacattgatgACCGAACctaatatatttatgaaggtcAAAAGTCCTTGCTTCTTCGGCTTCCTCTGAGGGTCGGTCCTAGAAGTGTATTATgggtttcatttttaaatgagaTTCATCatgttatatgaaaaaaatttcaattttgcaataattatagttttttcaTATTGTAAACTTTTGTCGTTTAACATGAGTTTGGGTTCTTTTCATCATTGTCTCAAACAAGTCTGAGTTATAAAGTTGCGCCGTGTGTCTGTtcgtaatctattttttcaccGGTGAACTCTTCATGTCCCCATCTTAAATCGCTTGATCATAAATGTTCCTGATTTGTAGCCCCTCTGTAAACCCTATATATATGATTCTTATCTTTGATGAACCCAATCTGCATCTCCACAAAACTCATTGATTCCTCTTAGCTTTCACCATCttctaaaaaatgtttttttctgccTCTCCACTTCCTCAAACCGGTGTCCCGGCGTCCGTCACTCAACATTCGAATCTCTCCGTCATGGTCATAGTAGTCAGAGCATAGCCTCTGGCTTCTTCCGCTTCTGGGATTCTCTGAACTTCAAAAAAGACATGGAGTTTGTAGGAATCACGGTTCTCTTCCTTGATAAAAAGGTAAGTTAATATTTGATCTATCACACTTATTTAACAAAATTCTTTTAATTGATTTTCtgattctttgttgaataatattatttgcagATTCCGTGATTCATGGGTTTACTCCCATCGGATGCGCTAATCATTACAAGTCATCTTTGAAAGCAGATTTCATTGTGAAAGTCGATCGTTTTGAGGTTGTTGGGTGCTCAAGCATGTACAAGACAACTGATCATCCATTCCTCATTCATTTCATCTCACTAACCATTATTGATGAAGTCATCACGAATGCTCCTGAGATCAAACTCCAGTCAAGATTAGACTGTTCGACAATCTCCAAGTGATTGTAAACACAAACCTAGAACTCCCATATACATTATCATATTGCATCTtggtttatattatgtttcATATCATAAATGATATTTAAACTCGCAGATGTGGTTGGGCAAATCTGTTATGTCCAGGGTTCTGACCTCGCCAAGGAAATAACTCGAGTCATTATCCGTCTCCTCATTGATCCgtaagaaacaatcaacacaTAATTTCCTTTATATTGCTGTCTATATTGTGCTCacatcaataatcaaaaatatttcacATCCAAGATCTGTGGTCGTCTATTTATCTCCCTTACTTATCAATCTAATTTTacacaaatctttattttacAGTTTAAAAGAAACCATAATAacccaaacaatcaaaacaccaaaaactagaatCCTAAAAAGACGAATCATTAATGATCATCTCTCTTTTTGTCTAAGCTTATaaataaactttaaaacaaatataccaaACCAATCAACTCAACTAAAACTCAACGATAGATACATTGATCcagctaaacaaatacaaactacacggtcagctatttaacaatttacaaacttacttaCGCAGATGCTTACGAAGAAGACAACTAAGATCAGTGAAATTATCTAAACAAAAAAGTAGAGTAAGTTACAAATTCTGATAAATACAGCTGacaatgatttttgtttacatattgccaccaaataaaagagaaacaaacacaGCCACACCAGGAGATACAAGAAACAATCCCAACAGACACAAAGACGGCAACAACATCTCCACCTGCTCACTCATCTTGTCTTATGAAAATAGTTTATATGCTCAATGTCAACAGGCCAATGTTATTGTCTTcttatgagaaatacatatattcgGTTAAAACCCATTAAGGTCCAAATACTAATTGTCACccattttatagttatttctacaagtattcatatatttattttaaaagtccGGTAAAAACAACAAGTTAAAAGAACATATAActaacataataataataataaaaaattattagttaatACACACAACTTACACAACTAAATATCCAGAAACAAAAAGCTCTAAACAACCTTAATATAATCTTAATAATACaagtaacaaattaaaaagacaaacaaacaataagttTCATTGATACAACAAACAACACCACAAACTATATCAATCACATTACTAACACAGTTTAGTCTTTCATGAGTGAAGAACAGTGCATACACAATTCATCATCAAAACTCTAACcttataacaataaaaaatttaaaaaacaatgattaatctaaaatgtaaaattcataataataataaccctaataaatattaaaatgaaacaaaaactctGTCCAAAGAAGCAACGCTTTTAGTAATAATAATtagaaggtaaaaaaaaaaattgtcgtCCGAGTGTGCCATTAGTCAAAGTTGTACATGCATCGAATGGTTGACACAAAAAAAGTACATGCATCGAATAGTATTGTCACTCTGAGGAGAAAGGAAAATTGCATGTTATTAAAACTAGATcatttctccgcgctacgcgcagataatatatttaaatttattacatttatcatttttatttgtatgtgaatttttgtacattaaattatatataactaatttttaaatttgattttttttttattttaagtttgaagtaagtatttctattatatgtaacacaattaactaataaaatatgaagaatcaagtccgagattttagagttatgtaaaaaaaatataattatgtatagaacataaattatcttagtttaaaagatcgaaatctcatctcgaataaattcatgaaaagaaaaaatactccaataacctacttaaaatataaatccccctttttaaaaaaaagcgtacttaataatattttattacgtgtaatagttgaaaactgacaattgaatattgatctagaatattattttaatatatctaatggtaaaatattaattgtaataaacaaattttgaattttgtaatattacatgaattataagtctttaaaatctaaaatctattttattaacataatatatttttattcatttattattttgatgttacaaaatattgcttcaattttatttgtatatgaattgtttaataatttagtttattttaagtaattttagaattatcaagaatataatatatttaaaattatttatttaaatatatccaaatatgatgtctcatttttatgtgtgtttgcgttgaacatatttaatttttagaaattacaggtttaccactttcatggtaccacttttcatttttaccactactaataagacattttcaaaaatatattcttcattaagtggcaaaagactcttatgcccttgttatttacatatataataaattattatttaaataaaataaataaaataaataaaataaataaaataaaataaaaaaaaaactaaaaaaaaaatgtaatttttttttatgtttcgaattatactttttcaaattcgaactttttataaaaaaagttttttttgattttcttttttcaaattaatttctttttcaaaaacggaaattatgtttgaaactattttttaaaaaaatttatatattttttaagtatttatatatttattaaaatcataaatttcacatattaaaaaccccaccccacccctcaactctaaaccctaagtcaagattagttaaccctaagagtataattgtattttacccttcattaaaagtgagggtaaaaatggttagtataaacatgaaaagtggtactatgaatgtggtatttgtggcaatttcccttttaatttgtagtttgtatatttaataacaccttaTTGCGTGtcgttctatggttttaataaatgtgttgtcatttcatttttattactactaacatgattttttagtgatcagtgataatgtatttttaacgttatgcattatattttatcgtatattttctaactcttcatgttggcactttttttagaatcattttaattagataatagatttaaatatgtaaattaaattgtgtatgttgtaaatttagacttcttagtgtaactgagcactatcaattatgaaaattatattatgattttattttactaaatctttctttctgtgtatattttttgttttattttgtatctttacaattttattgtcttattctttaattgcagagaattgctatttctaatttttgttttatatactttaaaagtatttggttgatttttgtttcttttctttctccaattacaATATACAGTTCgactgtttctttttttttggatcaaactactaatatcatcagATAGAAAAGCTTAAACTCCAAGAATTGAGTGAGTATTTGCGCTAGAAAAAAACGGATTTAGCCACTaatatagtgagatattataatattaaaaggtATGGAACTCTTATGTGTTGTCCTATGCTggacataattaagttgttgtcaattgattcTATATTGTGATAACTGGAAATACATCTTTATGTATTTCTTACATCATCCTTAATTGGTTTACGGTTCgaccatttctaatatactgagagtaatataatattagatgttgattatctccTTTCAATTATGAATgcatttaaggaaaaaaaaattaggaatgCACATAATGAGAGAAATTCAATATGAGACCACTTTACAATTTTGTCCTTATATCTATATAgagttagtttatagattactttatctgtttcaaaatgtaatcagttttaattaaaatctgtaatatttaaaagttattactttagaaaactgtcatttaatatataaatttaatcaattacacagtaatttatataatttaattggccaaacaatatccaataaatataaagttacattgaaatataaaaacaatttatatagtgaaacaaaaaaaatacttttaaaccattatattataaaacaaagagaatattcaaattatattgaaacattagaatatTAAGAATCAGAAAAGTTGAAATCTCAACGTCGGTCatgccttagaccatctccaatgtattcctctatttttttctctaaaataaaggAATTTCATAATAAAGATGGATTTGTCTccgatgtatttttctattttctctcctaaaaagaatattcttgatatattcttttctaagtttacaaataatattttttatttgtgaaagttgaaaaccagcccaatttattttagtattttataaaattatgatatttttcacactaaatatttctttacaaactattacgtaaaaaaatataattatatttatataaataatatatttcacaaaaaaaatattttcagttataattgtttaagtaaaaggttaaaggatcattttgtaaaaaactAATAGAGGAGGTGACATGtcaaaaatatagtttctcaGTCATCTTTTTTCActtgtttttttgtaaatgttgaCCATCTCATCTTGATCTAGtgtatttttaaagtatttattctATATTAAGATATGTTACACTTTGAAAACAATAAATCCAATCAAACTAATAAATCTGTTTGATTTTTGCAATAACAACCTTTCATGTTTTAAGATATTACTTTTTTTCTGGGTAGAAATATGTAGCGAAATCATAtagttaatttttgtttgtttgttttggaaCAGTTGGTGATTCCCTGTAGGGAGGTGCATAAACAGTTGAAATAAATAGATATAGATACCAGATCATAACCAAAGTTTATGTAAAAATTCTGTCTTAAACCTCTTTATCATAAAATCAGAAAAGTAACGGCGTAGAAACCTATAACACACATGTTAAACTTTTGAAAACAAACCTCCAAGAACTCGTATGTGATAGCACGGTGACGTTTGAATAAAAGTCCACTTCGAGAAGACGGATGTGATGCATTTGTGAAACTGGTCATAGTACGATTCGAAATGCCTAGCTTGTTGGGAGGAAGAAAAACATGATTAAAATTCTTGAAATCATTATTGGCAAATTACTCAAGGGCTAGATAGTGTATAGGTAATAATTCAAAACTGAAAGTTTGTAGGGCGTTAATTTCTATCCTTGTTCAAAGTTTGCATAGGATATATATAATTGTAGCCAGAAGTGACGAATCAGTCTTATTTGTGTGAAAGATAGGAGTATTGACATTTGGAACTCGCAACACCAGTACTGTTAGGAGAGGCACATTTGTTTATTGTGTTTAGAGTTTTTCCATTCGTAAGCCTTGGACAATGCAGATTTGGCCGACAACCAGttccaaaacaaacaaaaaaaatttgttaagtAGAGACTGTTACGAACCAACTCTCGATTGATCCATAACACATAATACAATTTATCTCAAGTGACTCTCTCCTCAACATATCACTTTCTCAGAAAATGATTTATCAATTAAAACTTATGAGATAATAGATCGATGAAGATCTCTTTCACTCTTATCTCTTTATTTATAGTTATACCATCGCTTCCCATAACTGTCAAACCGTCTCTTTCTCTTCAATTCTTTGCTTCTCTCATCTCTCCTTCCACATAAGCAACTGATGAGTATTTACAGCTTATCAGAGACCTGAAAGGATAAGAGTTCCAGCCGTTATCTGGCCATGTAGACAACTTATGTTATTTCTTTCCATTAAAATTTCAAGACCTAGTTCTAGAATCACATTTAGTTAATGATACCAGATGAGGATCATGCATGAAGAAAAAATTAGGGAAAGACAACTCaagaaaagattttaaaaagtacAGTTTAAGTGAGCTCAGGGAATAAATTCAAACTGTGTAGGAGAATATCGTAATATTATACACACAGTATGCAAAGACATAGGTTCTATACCATATAagataagcaaaaaaaaaagtgaaattagAATAGACCACCATTGTTGATGACACCGTAAGAAATGCAGCTACGAATATTCCTACTGTTAGTTTAGCGCGTCATAACTGCAATGAAGAAACATTTAAGTCAACTGAATGATCCAGAATTAAAGCCTCTCATATGTCATAGTTTGCTTGGGCctgtgaaacaaaaataaaataacagcCACGACTTGCACAGATCTACTACTATCAGCGGGTCACTATGGGGAGTATTACTTATTTAAGTATTAACCAATCCAGGTCAAATTCTAGTCATTTTAATTTTGCCCACATCTGTCTCAAATCTGCTCATGCAGAGAATATCTTGTGTTTGCCACATCTCCTCCGTATTAACCAATCTCATATAATCATTCCaagtaaaaaaggaaacaaaaagtGAGATATCACTTCTCTCACCTCATTTGTTACAACTTTCATTTACTATCTTCTTCACCGATTTCCTGTCTTGCAAAACCAATTTCAAAAAATGACGTTAAACAAAAGAGAGATCTCCAAAATCTACATGTGTAAGTGAGATTCatgatttccttttttttttttagatgacaaaaaaaaaaaaaggaaatcatGAATCTCAGAGAAATTCTTACCGTCCTAACGCTGCAAACATGTGCTGACTGCTTTTGTATTTGAGGTGGAGAGAAGACCGGAACCAGAAGATTCCCTGAGAATACTACAAATGCCCAACAAACAAAATCATTCTTCCAAGAAACCATAAGATTTTCTTGACGCATTTATTGCCCACCAGAGCTTTTTTTGTCCCCTCCCCCTCTCTCTTCCCTGAAGCTTGAGGCTGAGATTTAGTTCAATCATCATGTATTCTGGATTTGAAAGTCCCTTTGTTTTCTTATCATCTCTGTCCCTGCTCTTCTCCCTTGCACGAGGTCAGTCATCATCATGTCTATGTCTTTATCTCGTCCCAATTTCTTGTGATTTCAACTGACTCTTGAAAGTTATCTTTGAAGATTCCTGCTTCGAAACAAATGTTAAAGGCTTCTTCAAAAAGTTAcgtaaaagtaaaaaatatgaaCTTAACATCATAGTATAATATATGAAGGCTCCTGATGCTGCAGCCAATTCAAATCTAATCCGATGTCGGCTTCTTGAAGCACCATATGGAACAACAACCACATTTTCTCAAAGTTCTCTTTGAGTTAGGTACTTGTATTCTCCTTATAAGCTCAGAATCCTGATAGCAATTTCATCATCAAAAGCAGATCAAAACTTTGACCTTGGAAAAACTCCAAACAATATGATActgaaaaagagagaaaaccTGGTGAGTGAGAGATCTACTGCTGCATGTAACTAATTCTCATGAAATTTTCTTCAATCTCAATTACCACATTATCCCAGTGAACATGTTTTTCTGCTATCAGCGACGTTTCCATTTTGATTTGATAACTGGAAAGATTGGAAAATGATGTTCATACTTATTATCATAACTTAGGCAGGCGTGAGTTTAACATACTATATTTACCAGTATTCGGTGCACTCGGAGTAGAGAGAAACTTGATCTGCAAATTGTGAAACTTCATCCAGTGAATGGTTTGTGCTTCCCTTCAGAATAAGAGATCTATCTGTTAAGTTTCTGAGGCAGGACCTGCAAACTTTCGGATCTAAGATTGTATATTTGTTGTAATTCACATGAGTCTCAAATTTCTTCTTGTTTCTGAGATTTTCATTCCATAGTCGAGTAGTTTCCATCCTCAaactaaagaaaacaaaagaatatcATCGATTAGACTAATTGAATAACCTTGCTCTTAGAGAACTTTCTTCTCCTAATCTGATCCGTTCCATAGAGGTAGAGCGTCAAATATCTGAAGCTCCTTACTTGATGAGAAGGAGGCGATGAGGCAAAGAAGATGAAGGATAATAACAGAAAGAGGAAGAAACATTTAGATTTGCCGTAGCTAGAAGTTGACATCGGATTATATAGTGCTGCAGTCATAACagaggaattaaaaaaaaaggatttgaGGAGTTATGGAGGAGGGAGATAGTGAAAGGTGGAGAAGACCGAAGTTTCGTAACATGCGACGTTCAGGTTGTCAGGGGAGGcgtgagagaaagaaagaaggcAGCTAGTTGACGTGGAGACTCTGATGAAGTGTGAACTCGTGATAGGTTGATTTATTTTGACACGTGGATACCCTAAACACTCAGAGTATTCTTCTTTTAGTATTGTGATACTGCAAACATCTAATTATTGAAATTTGCATGTGTCTTATTACATACTGCAAACATCTGCTTATAATGTTATTCTGTAAAAAACTATTGTAGTTTGCAACGAAGTAATAAGtagataataatttatttataaatatcctTACCTAATTCcattaagtatatatatatatatatatatatatatatatatatattgtaaaactaaaactaaaaaaaaatattattaaaaaactattattaatataatccAAACGCATTGCACAATGATGAGATAAGTTTTGGGAAAATAAAACTAACATATAAGGATTATATATCCCTAAACTATGTCATGAAACCTTATAATTgcatgtgttaaaaaaaaaaaagaaaccttaTAATTGCAAGATTATGAAATCTTGTTATTATGCGATCTCATATTTGACACGTACGTACCTATAATATAATACCATATCTACTATAGAGACGACTACTTCTCGTCCTCTCCCCCGCCATCGTTTCCAGCGTCAATTATGCATTCACAACGGCGCCGATCTCTTAACGCTCCCCAGTGATGCATTGAAAGATGAAGCTTTTTTCCGGCCATCAAAAAATCCCCCGCTTGCACTGGCGTCAGAATCTCTATGATTTTGGCCAAAGTATCTACCCTCAGATTATCGGCCTCGGCCAATAAAGTGGCCATAGCttcttcttgcttgtcgagAGCTTGATCCACCATTGCGTTAGGCTCTCCCACGTGCTCCTCTGCGTAAGCCACGGTGGAGATGGGGATATCCGCCGCGTCTTCTTGCAGGCTCGAAACTTTCTTTGTCATCTTCTCTTCTTCGTCTATGATTTTTACATGCAACACGTTGATCTTTGCTAGTTGCTCCGCCGTTAGATCGCTGAGTGATGCGCCACCACTACCTGTTGAACCAGACCAAATTGGATTAAATACCAACTAAAATTCTTTaatcaaaaacataatttttaaccaCAACCAAGATATGTATAAATCTATGTGTCATTTTGATTACGACAAAACATAAACCAAATATTTTCTGTATTAATAAACGAGATGGAATTATGTTATAATAAACCTGGACCAGATTATTAAAAACTAAACCGAGTGTTTATATCGGACAAACTAAATCAAACAACAAACCTAACTAAAGTTCATCTTTCACACCTCTTAAACTGAAACCAAAAACCAAGTGTGAGAGATGTCAATTCAAGTCACAAATCGGAAGTTTAAACACTAAgtatctaaatatataaagagatgttcaACTCTAATAGCATGAAATCTATTAAGAAAGAAACTAAAAGTAAATCCATGTAGACCAACCAATTAAACTCAAAATGCACAATATCATACTAATCAAACAATATAGAGTTGTTAAACATAATTCAAAATGGTCAGAAAATCTTACTGCATAAACTGTAATTTGTTAaaccataatatatatatttttcaaaaaaatatcataatatatatatatatatatataagttaaccgttatatatataagttaaccGATACTGGTTTTTGAACTCGGTTATCAGATTCTAACAAACGAAAATATGAGAAATCAGATCCATACCAAATCAATCATTCTCTTTCATGTACCTCTCCAAACCAATCCAAAATTTTGTTAAACCGAatagaaaagtttttttttgttaagtgaTTCTTAAACCTTTTTTTgagaaaaccgaaaacgtccAAACCCTTACCTGAATAATCGTAGCCGTCGATGTTACGGAGAAACTGAGTAACACGAATCTCGGTTTGGGACCCACACAAAGCATAAACGAGCCTAAAGAAAGAAGAAGGTCTACAACCACCCATCCAAATAAGAGCGTTCTCTAAAGGAGTGTTCCACGACGGCGCATAATAGCTCGAGCTACATCGGTGAGATAAATCAGCTCTTTTTCCAGCGTAATTTTTGAAATCTCCAATGATGTTTTGTGTTAATTCACGGAGCTTGTTATCATCGGCGGCAGCGTCGGCCGTGCCTTCGTGAGTGCGCCGTTGAGCTAAGGCTTGTTTAAGCTCAGGGACGCGTTGGGATTGTATACTCATCCACTGTTGATAACAACTTGCTTGAGCTTGTTCGATGTTCTTCCCTTTGTTCTccatttttaatataagtaataatattattttttggtctaaaactaataatattattgGTTACTTTTTTTCGGTGTGTTTGTATTTCTGATTCCATTTCGTGGGGGGTTATATATAGTTAAATCCTAATTAAGATAATGCACCATTACCATTTTTCTTAGTCTGGTTAATCATTATCTCTAAAAACGTATTGTGTAATATAAAAGTATTAAACTGTTCTTGATAATTAAACtggaaaatattataaaatgcgaataaaagaaaatataactgTAAATTTTTGACAACTCAAAAAGTGAAACTGAACTTGGACCCCAAAAGAATAAGGGTTCATTGGACACGTTTTACTAACGACAATTTGTATTGGAAGTTGGAAGATAATACGTGCTTTTCGGTGAAAAGAAAATGAGTAACGCATGCATGCATGCAAAACGTGTAGGCCTAGAAGAGAATACAACTTGGCGtttcaaaatattcaaaatagttAATTTGCCATTACTTTTAGTAAATTTGATGTATATTTCTCCTTCAGAAAAACTGATGAAATTAGTATAAGTAAAGAAGCCACTCGCTCTATTTCTGAAAgaaaagtataaataaatttacattgaCCCGAAAACAACAAAAGCAAAACCAAGCAGAACCGTGCTCACCGTTGTTGGAAAAAGGCAACTACCTTTAGTTTTCATTTTCCATTTAAAATTTAGAACCTCATTTTTACTAAATATACATTCATTTAGGTTTTTATGGAATGCATAACTAcaaattttatgaaatattgTTAGAAGTGATTATGTTCATgtatatatttcatataaatatatgtttttttacaatctttacaaaaaaaattcttagatTTCATTTATCGATTTTGTTGTATGCATTCTTATGTTTTTCTGCATTTTGTTCTTAactcattaatttaaaatttagtttatatttttataaatatagttaTATGATTTATATGAGTTACAGTATGATTGagaaatttacaaaatatactTAAAATCTGAAAGTTcagtataaaacaaaaaaaaatatgataattaatacttataatagtatttttaaacaccaaaaatcaaaaaaataattatagaaaatgaatttttttctgCTAATATTTTAACCtttctataattattttatttttatttttgtaaagagTTATTCTTGATTTAGGCTCCTCGAATGGTAGGCACGGCACTGAAAACAAGATTATTCATAATAAAATGTTAGGATAAAACAACCCGTTATGTTTCTTCTAAGTTCTAAATTTAATAGACACGCCAGAAGAAACATGCAAAGTTCAGGAATCAGATATTCAGAATGCTGTCAAAGGTTCCATGTGGCAACTTTGCCTCTTTAAAGAGGCAAGCAAAATTTAGTAGAGATTTGACCTTTTCATTTTACTATTTTCATAATAGACCTTATAGTTTCCGATAAAAGAT is part of the Brassica rapa cultivar Chiifu-401-42 chromosome A09, CAAS_Brap_v3.01, whole genome shotgun sequence genome and harbors:
- the LOC103839640 gene encoding protein DELAY OF GERMINATION 1-like, which produces MENKGKNIEQAQASCYQQWMSIQSQRVPELKQALAQRRTHEGTADAAADDNKLRELTQNIIGDFKNYAGKRADLSHRCSSSYYAPSWNTPLENALIWMGGCRPSSFFRLVYALCGSQTEIRVTQFLRNIDGYDYSGSGGASLSDLTAEQLAKINVLHVKIIDEEEKMTKKVSSLQEDAADIPISTVAYAEEHVGEPNAMVDQALDKQEEAMATLLAEADNLRVDTLAKIIEILTPVQAGDFLMAGKKLHLSMHHWGALRDRRRCECIIDAGNDGGGEDEK